The following proteins are encoded in a genomic region of Sulfurimonas sp. HSL3-7:
- a CDS encoding MTH1187 family thiamine-binding protein — MSVLLEFAMFPTSDDCRDGASVSEYVSRIIDMIDQSGAAYQLTPMGTIVETETMREALEIVEKSYEALGDCERVYSSLKFDIRKGKSNRLKTKIASVEREIGREVRK; from the coding sequence ATGAGTGTTTTACTGGAATTTGCGATGTTCCCGACAAGTGACGACTGCCGCGACGGCGCGTCTGTCTCCGAATATGTGAGTCGTATTATCGACATGATCGACCAGAGCGGGGCAGCCTATCAGCTGACACCGATGGGCACGATAGTAGAGACCGAGACAATGCGCGAGGCGTTGGAGATTGTCGAGAAGTCGTATGAAGCACTGGGTGATTGTGAACGGGTCTATTCTTCATTGAAGTTCGATATCCGTAAGGGAAAATCGAACCGCCTTAAAACGAAGATCGCCTCGGTTGAGCGGGAGATCGGGCGTGAAGTCAGGAAGTAG
- a CDS encoding HIT domain-containing protein, protein MLDQKDILYAPWRSDYVSGEKIEGCVFCHISSHADDDESLHVLYRDDRCFVVMNRYPYTPGHFMIIPHHHTDSLEELDSETWLHLADLAQKGVRLLKESFNAQGVNIGMNLGGAAGAGIAEHIHLHLVPRWRGDTNFITSIGGTRVYSSDFEKIYQKILSEIPNYFKEC, encoded by the coding sequence ATGCTCGATCAAAAAGATATTTTGTACGCGCCGTGGCGAAGTGACTATGTGAGCGGGGAGAAGATAGAGGGGTGTGTCTTCTGCCACATCAGTTCGCATGCGGACGATGATGAGAGTCTGCACGTGCTCTATCGTGACGACCGCTGTTTTGTAGTAATGAACCGTTATCCCTATACACCGGGACACTTTATGATCATACCGCATCACCATACTGACAGTCTTGAAGAGCTTGACAGTGAGACATGGCTGCACCTTGCCGATCTTGCCCAAAAAGGGGTGCGGCTTTTAAAAGAGTCCTTCAATGCCCAGGGGGTCAATATTGGTATGAATTTGGGCGGTGCTGCCGGTGCGGGGATCGCAGAGCATATCCACCTGCATCTGGTGCCGCGCTGGAGAGGCGATACCAACTTCATCACCTCTATCGGTGGAACAAGGGTCTATTCAAGCGATTTTGAGAAGATCTACCAAAAGATCCTCTCCGAGATACCAAACTATTTTAAGGAATGTTAA
- a CDS encoding TRAP transporter large permease subunit yields the protein MIAIGMFLLALALLLLGIPVAFVFGGVALLFALLIPELGLEIFNLLPFRIFGIMSNSTLMAVPLFIAMGLVMEKSQMAERLLLSMSRAFRSVRGGLAISVVLVGALLAASTGIVSASVVMLSVIALPLMLKAGYNKGLASGTVAASGTLGQIIPPSIILIILGDVMSVSVGELFMGAVLPGLLLVGLYIAYIIVISLINPSMAPSSEEIEPIGLLELMRSIFPPLLLMVAVLGSIFAGIASPTESAAFGVLGAVLLSAMNKSLNVKMVRYAMLETVKLSGMIFMILIGATAFSLVFNELGGTDLVLAFFSEDIGDVWVFIAVSMVAIFILGFFIDFIEISFIIVPILVPVMNAFGIDPVWFAVLIALNLQASFLTPPFGLALFFLKGAAQKSITTMQIYRGIIPFIALQLLALGCVILFPDLVFAFL from the coding sequence ATGATCGCCATCGGCATGTTCCTGCTCGCTCTCGCTCTGTTGCTTTTGGGCATACCGGTCGCCTTTGTCTTCGGCGGGGTTGCACTTCTTTTCGCTCTCTTGATCCCCGAACTGGGTCTTGAGATCTTCAACCTCCTGCCGTTCAGGATCTTCGGGATCATGAGCAATTCGACATTGATGGCGGTGCCGCTCTTTATCGCGATGGGGCTGGTAATGGAGAAGTCGCAGATGGCCGAGCGGCTGCTGCTCTCGATGAGCCGGGCATTCCGGAGTGTCAGAGGCGGTCTGGCAATCAGTGTGGTACTTGTCGGTGCGCTGCTGGCCGCCTCAACAGGCATCGTCAGCGCTTCGGTGGTGATGCTGAGCGTCATCGCGCTGCCGCTGATGTTGAAAGCAGGGTACAACAAAGGGCTGGCATCAGGCACGGTGGCGGCCAGCGGTACGCTGGGGCAGATCATTCCGCCGTCCATCATCCTGATCATCCTTGGAGACGTGATGAGCGTAAGTGTTGGTGAGCTCTTTATGGGGGCGGTCCTTCCCGGGCTGCTGCTGGTCGGCCTCTATATCGCCTACATCATTGTCATCTCTTTGATCAACCCGTCGATGGCCCCTTCGAGTGAGGAGATCGAGCCGATCGGTTTACTTGAACTTATGCGTTCGATTTTTCCGCCGCTTCTTTTGATGGTAGCCGTGCTCGGTTCCATCTTCGCGGGCATCGCTTCACCGACCGAGTCGGCGGCCTTCGGCGTGCTGGGTGCAGTGCTTTTAAGTGCTATGAATAAGAGCCTGAACGTGAAGATGGTGCGCTATGCGATGCTGGAGACCGTCAAGCTCAGCGGGATGATCTTCATGATCCTCATCGGTGCGACCGCTTTCAGTCTTGTCTTCAACGAGCTTGGCGGTACCGATCTGGTGCTGGCATTTTTCAGCGAAGATATCGGCGATGTCTGGGTCTTCATTGCCGTTTCGATGGTAGCCATCTTTATTCTCGGCTTTTTTATCGATTTTATCGAGATTTCGTTCATCATCGTCCCGATTCTGGTCCCTGTCATGAACGCTTTCGGAATTGACCCGGTCTGGTTTGCCGTCTTGATCGCTTTGAACCTGCAGGCCTCGTTTCTGACACCGCCTTTCGGTCTGGCGCTCTTCTTCCTGAAAGGCGCGGCGCAAAAGAGCATCACGACGATGCAGATATACAGAGGGATCATCCCTTTTATTGCACTGCAGCTGCTGGCCCTTGGGTGTGTGATCCTCTTTCCGGATCTTGTCTTCGCCTTTTTATAG